The Caldicellulosiruptor changbaiensis genome has a segment encoding these proteins:
- a CDS encoding AbiJ-NTD4 domain-containing protein: MLFSQRKGYKPLKNIIQKDNIDEDLRNGLWNCFTRFYKKLYQLDSLYNEYLLKLLDSIWDSYFKKPIDTIPKISEAYNFLRTYFFECKWYEVYDFIEFILNNNDFIPSYLLIEFARSCNKVLERENSAFRIINNKYIIEITSEEEINAIENVLNLPNDYKVIRLHLEEAIKLLSNRESKDPHKYRNSIKESISAVEAICREVSGKDKATLGDALKAIAKNNVIHPALKEAFEKLYGYTNDAEGIRHALLEEPNLNYEDALYMVVTCSAFVNYLIQKSNK, encoded by the coding sequence ATGTTATTTTCGCAAAGAAAGGGATATAAACCACTCAAAAACATTATCCAAAAAGATAATATTGATGAAGATTTAAGAAATGGGCTTTGGAATTGTTTTACAAGGTTTTATAAGAAACTCTATCAACTTGATTCTCTTTATAATGAATATCTCCTGAAACTTTTAGACTCTATATGGGATAGTTATTTTAAAAAACCCATTGATACAATTCCAAAGATTAGTGAAGCTTATAATTTTCTGAGAACATATTTCTTTGAATGTAAATGGTATGAAGTGTACGATTTTATTGAATTTATTCTAAATAACAATGATTTTATTCCCTCTTACTTGTTAATTGAGTTTGCACGTTCATGTAATAAAGTACTTGAAAGAGAAAATTCTGCGTTTAGAATAATAAATAATAAGTACATAATAGAAATTACTTCTGAGGAAGAAATAAATGCTATTGAAAATGTATTGAATCTTCCTAATGATTATAAAGTGATAAGGCTCCATCTAGAAGAAGCAATTAAATTATTATCAAATAGAGAGAGTAAAGACCCTCATAAGTATAGAAATTCTATAAAAGAATCAATAAGTGCTGTCGAAGCAATATGTAGGGAAGTCTCAGGAAAAGATAAGGCAACCTTAGGAGACGCTTTAAAAGCTATTGCTAAAAATAATGTCATACATCCTGCATTAAAAGAAGCATTTGAAAAATTATATGGATATACGAATGATGCCGAAGGAATAAGGCACGCTTTATTAGAGGAACCTAATTTAAACTATGAAGATGCTTTATATATGGTAGTAACTTGTTCTGCTTTTGTGAATTATTTAATTCAAAAATCTAACAAATAA